One Campylobacter pinnipediorum subsp. caledonicus genomic window carries:
- a CDS encoding RrF2 family transcriptional regulator, translating to MLFTKASEYALLSLIFLSQKTQPIDVDTMSNELQISKSFLAKILQSLAKDKILNSFKGANGGFSLNINPSELTIKKIIECVEKRPTTVFECSNSIDDCPSNQATSCQIWTTLNSLQIKIDNMLDNITLQDITTK from the coding sequence GTGCTTTTCACCAAAGCTAGCGAATATGCCCTGCTCTCTTTGATATTTTTATCACAAAAAACACAACCGATAGATGTTGATACAATGTCAAATGAATTGCAAATTTCAAAGAGTTTTTTGGCAAAAATTTTACAAAGCCTTGCAAAAGATAAAATTTTAAATTCATTCAAAGGTGCAAACGGAGGATTTTCTTTAAATATAAATCCATCTGAACTTACAATAAAAAAAATAATAGAATGTGTAGAAAAACGCCCTACGACAGTTTTTGAATGTTCAAATTCCATAGATGACTGCCCTAGTAATCAAGCAACAAGCTGTCAAATATGGACAACACTAAATTCTCTACAAATAAAAATAGACAATATGCTTGATAATATAACCTTGCAAGATATAACAACAAAGTAA